One part of the Bacteroidia bacterium genome encodes these proteins:
- a CDS encoding VWA domain-containing protein, which yields MFLKFFFLLRQYGIRTSLKEYLHLMEALKQDLVEPDLEQFYYLARTILIKHEGQLDAFDVLFGQYFQGKEGMADDFWEEVPEEWLKAELEKHISPEDLEAIEKMGGLDALIQRFKDLMAEQDEAHQGGNKWIGKGGTSPFGADGYNPEGFSIGQKKGKHGNAIKVWDKRRYANLNDKAELNTRNIKLLLKRLRVLTREGTPNELDLKDTIRRTSENAGMLDIKMRPSRKNRVKVLMLLDVGGSMDHYVELCSQLFTAARHEFKQLEFYYFHNSVYEYVWKDNTRRHSEKTSVWELINRYNRDYKVIFVGDAAMSPIELMYKGGSVEHWNEEPSLLWLQRMKDHFEFMAWINPTAEYEWRYYESTFILRKFFAYRMFPMTLEGIQSTMKALNDQRIRHGNEEDTRPYQ from the coding sequence ATGTTCCTAAAATTCTTCTTTTTATTGCGCCAATATGGGATCAGAACTTCTCTAAAGGAGTATCTGCATCTGATGGAAGCCCTTAAGCAGGATTTGGTTGAGCCCGACCTGGAGCAATTTTATTACCTGGCACGTACGATCTTGATCAAGCATGAAGGCCAATTGGATGCCTTTGATGTTCTTTTTGGTCAGTACTTTCAGGGTAAAGAGGGTATGGCCGATGATTTTTGGGAAGAAGTGCCGGAAGAATGGCTAAAAGCGGAGTTGGAAAAGCATATCAGTCCGGAAGATTTGGAGGCCATTGAAAAAATGGGAGGTTTGGATGCGCTTATTCAGCGCTTCAAAGATCTGATGGCTGAACAGGATGAAGCCCACCAGGGAGGAAATAAGTGGATTGGTAAAGGAGGAACTTCTCCTTTCGGAGCGGATGGCTATAATCCTGAGGGCTTTAGTATCGGACAGAAAAAAGGCAAGCACGGCAATGCCATCAAAGTATGGGACAAGCGGCGTTATGCCAACCTCAATGATAAAGCAGAACTCAATACCCGGAACATCAAACTGCTACTGAAAAGATTGCGGGTGCTGACGCGTGAAGGAACCCCCAATGAACTGGACCTGAAAGATACCATTCGCCGTACCTCTGAAAATGCAGGTATGCTGGACATCAAAATGAGGCCCAGTAGAAAAAATCGGGTGAAAGTTTTGATGCTGCTGGATGTGGGAGGCTCAATGGACCACTATGTCGAGCTATGTTCTCAATTATTTACCGCCGCCCGTCATGAGTTTAAACAACTGGAATTTTACTATTTCCACAATAGCGTGTATGAATATGTCTGGAAAGACAATACACGCAGGCATAGTGAAAAGACTTCCGTTTGGGAACTCATCAACAGATACAATCGCGATTATAAAGTGATCTTTGTAGGAGATGCTGCGATGTCTCCGATCGAACTTATGTACAAAGGAGGTAGCGTAGAGCACTGGAACGAAGAGCCCAGCTTACTCTGGTTGCAGCGCATGAAAGATCATTTTGAATTCATGGCCTGGATCAATCCCACGGCTGAATATGAGTGGAGGTATTACGAATCGACCTTCATACTGCGAAAATTCTTTGCCTATCGCATGTTCCCCATGACCCTCGAAGGCATCCAATCCACCATGAAGGCCCTCAATGATCAGCGGATCAGGCATGGGAATGAAGAGGATACTCGGCCATATCAGTAG